tgagcagagcttctctagaagtaGTTACATTTGTCAGGAGAAAAAGGGTCACAGAGCAGGAAGGTGAAGTGCATTAGCCCTGAGGGTTAGAGAGGCTGGGTAAGCAAGTCTGAAAGGCACATTCTGCGGGTTCAAGGCAGCAAGGAAAGCCATTCCCATTTCAATGGCATGAGTTAAAATATGACTCAAAGCTGAAGGAAACATTCAGCACTTGAGGGTTAAGCAAGGGTTTCACTAAGGGTGATTGTAAAAAGAAAGTTTATGAAGGACTCAGGTGTGAGTGTAACATCCATTAAAGACCTACACATCAAGCAATGTCTCTATATCAGCTATTTCAAGTTCTGAAATATGTTCAGGCTTTATAGGAAAAGATAATAGTATGTGAcacaaaacaagaataaaaatactAAATTTAGTGACTctgatattattaataaataaataattttccttACAGGTAATATCACCTATCGAAAGTAACAAGTGATTATTTTGAACAGAGAACACTAAGTACCTACATACATTCAAGGAATacatggagaagcatgagaaatgtATGGTGGTATTTAATGGAAGCAGTTTAGTGGTCATGGAATGgattataattgattataatGTTTTGATAAGCCCTGAATAAATAGTACCCTTTGATCTCTACTCAGATTCTACAAGGTCATTATATTATCGTAAATATTAACATTCCTGGAACACAACTAATGACAGAGCAATGCATAGAAATTACCTATATTAAATCTTTCAATCTTCCAGGCAAACCTTTAACTTCAAGTGGATCCATTTTATAACTAGAAAGTGATAGAAATATATGTAAACATAGGCACAattcttaaatattatattttactcATACTCCTATTCTGGAAACAAGGACGAAAAGCAGGGAAGCCAAAAGGAGCAAGAGGAAACATTGTTATATCCTATTAAccaaaatgaaatagagaaaataaaagagtttTAATGTGAGGCAATATATGAACTTAGATTAATTCCTTCTACATGGGCTCCTGCATGTTTCTTAGGGATTATTTACTTGACTCTTCATGGCCAAGGGAAATGTTCCTAAGATGCCCAACTCCAGCACAGTGACTGAATTCCTGCTTACAAGGTTTTCTGATGTGTGGGAGCTCAGGGCCGTACATGCCATGCTATTCCTACTGATGTACTTGGCAACTCTGATGGGGAATCTTCTCATTGTCATAATAATCACCTTCAATTGGAAacttcacacccccatgtatttcttcattaGGAATCTGTCTGTCTTAGACATGTGCTACATTTCTGTCACGGTCCCCAAAGCATGTATCATCTTCCTGCTTGACGACAGGACAATCTCCATGGCTGGATGTGCAGCTCAGATCTTCCTCGTGCTTGCATTTGCTACAGTAGAGCTGCTGTTCCTCACCATCATGGCCcgtgaccgctatgtggccatctgccggCCCCTCCACTACACTGTGATCATGAACCCTCAGGTCTGTGTGCAGATGACTCTGGCCTCTGTACTCAGTGGTCTGGTCCACTCTGGATTCCACACTGGCAACACATTCCAACTGCCCTTCTGTCGGTCCAACGTGGTgcatcagttcttctgtgacgTTCCCTCTCTTCTCAAGCTTTCCTGCTCTGAGAccttaaacaatgaaattttaattttcatctctgCAGTGGTGATTGCTGGTGGCTGCTTTGTCTTCATCATCATGtcttatattcacatattttctactgtgctTAAGTTTCCAACCAGGGGTGAGCGTGGAAAGGCCTTTTCCACCTGTGTCCCTCACATCCTCGTGGTGAGCATCTTTCTCAGCTCAGGTGCTGCTGTGAATGTGAAGCCAACCTCCAGCTCACCCACAATTCAGGACATGATCACCTCTGTGTTCTATTCTATAGTCCCTCCTTTCTTGAATCCTataatctatagtcttagaaacaaacAGATAAAGGAGGCTATAGAGAGAGTCATGAGGAGAAAGCTTTGTTTAGGGAAAAGATAGCATAGTTGTTTGAAGATGAAATTTTCAATcatgaaaaaatatcaaattttggACTAGTGTTTTAGGGAATTCCTGTTTACCTGTGATTCATTAGTGCTCTCCTTGATCACAAAGAGCGACTTACTTGCAACTGTATTTTGGTCTTGATTAGCTCCTGCACTTACTTTATATTGACTTTGCAAAAGATCTAGGCACTGACCAAGCACAGCAGATTGCGGTTTCCAGGTTCACTCCCAAGTGGCCCCAAAGAGGTGGGGCACCTTTCAGGAAGTTTCCTACCCGTGGTATGTGTTTTAAAATTGGCAGTGCTGTTTAGACAATGTAACACTCTTTGGCTGTGTACAAAAACAAGCTGATTTTAAGAAACCAATGTTTCAGAGAAGAGGGGAGACCTGCTATGGCATCCTCTTCTGGAGAGTTTACTCGAATGTACTGCATATTGGAGAGTGTCTTGATCCAAAGAACACTAATTGCTGTGTGTCCCTTAATGCCCtcctgttttaatttcattttaaaatctccATAGCATTGGGCCTTGGACTGattattgttgctgtttttcCAGCAGAATTAACAGTATGTAGGAGAAGAGCAAAATTTCACAGTGGCCTAATATTTTGTGAATCTTGAAGGTATATGATGGTGTGCAGGAGGAAGACAAGAGGAAGACGAGGAAGTCaggtttttgcttttaaaaacaatatatacatatttttattagagaagtggccttacaaaacaatcatgcacaatgcCAAGATCTGGGTTCTGCATCTGCATCTGGGTTCTGCAGGCAGTAAATACTGCAGCAGTGACAATGCTTTGTCTCTCAGATACAGGTGACAGTAGGAGACAAGTGTGGAAACACTGAAGCAGAGGGGAGTATTACTAATGACAACAGCTGGCTTGATATTTGGATTCTGTTTATATTTGTTTCTCTACCCGAGTGCCGAGTGATAAAATAGGGAACTTGATCAGGGCATAAAATTATGCCAGGAAGCAAGCAGCTCCCTGTTTATGGACATACCTTAAAATTTCctggtttgtacttttttttgcCAGTTGTATCAAGGAGCAATGTATAATAAATTCTAAAGGACTTTCTTTAAAAGGACTTTAAGAAGAGTAGATCTTTACCTCCCAGTCGTTGTGCCTTCCTGTTTATCTTTGACctttttcaaaaaacttttaaaaaatcaatcttaaTTCTAACCTAATCCAGGTTATACCACTGTTGATGGGAAATCAGAAAAGGACCTAATAGATAATGTGGGTAGTCAGGTAAAGAAAACCATGTGATGTTTTGAAATGGAATCAGTCACTGAAGAACTGTGTGAGCTGTGTGACAACCAGAGGAATAAAAACATGATAGTGGGTGATCTCAGAGACACTTACATTGCCTTGCAAATACATTTcacatctgttttctgtgtttgatGTATATTGGGCTTCAGTGTAAGGCTTTTAATATGCATCATTAATCAAAAAtattatcaatgaaattgaatcaTGTGAGAATTGGCAAGTGCATGCAAATCAAGTCTGCTTGGAGTtcaatctcttctttctttcaatgtaacttttatatgAAATAGAGTAACCAGTAGACAGTTCTCAAGAAGACCTTTTTTCTTAAGTTTCAAGAATGTTTTGAATGCTATTATTGTAGCTTCATTTTTGTCCACGTATGAAAATATGTTTCTATAATAAATTATTTGATAGAAATTTATAAAGTAGATTTTACATATTTGTAACTACCAACAATTAGCTTTACCAATGTGCTGACAAATTTGTACTCCTGCCAACAGCATTCTATTTACACACCTACTTGCCTGTAAATGAAATGGTCATTTACTAATTCTTATTAAACTTATGGGCAAAACAACTAATTGTTGATGCAATTTGTAGCGCCATTAATCCTAGCGAAGTAGAAAATTAGTTCACAAcatatagaattaaaatatatgttgtGACAATATCAGGAGGTAGGAACAAAGCTACAAAGCtgtaattaaaaaatgataatgaatggaaacagaaattcacaggaaccaatgaagttaatcagaaatgttaaataagaagGTTAATAAAAGAaacaccatatatatatatatatatatatatatatatctttttatgaAACATTGTCTGAAAGAAAGATAGCACAAGTCTGTGATGAAAAGAGAGCCACTGAGCAAACATTTTTGATGGATTATACAAGGCACGGAACTATATAACGCAGTGAATCGTGTAGTCAGTGATAGACTGTGGTTACCAGTACACAATGAGCATTCTTTCctgaactacaacaaatgtataatactaatacatggtgctaaAAATAGGgaagtttatggaaaaaatattatcCAAAAGTAAGCTCTGGACCatagttagaagtaatatttagatgatgttctttcataatctgtaacaaaatttCTACAACAATGCAGAGTGGaggtgaaggggtgatgtatgggagttctgcatattatgcatgattgttttgtaatctcacaacttttttattaaaattttaaaaaattcctacaattcaacaataggACAAAGCATGagattaaaatatgggcaaaggactttagcaaacttttctccaaagaacatataaCAATGGTCAATAAACACAGGAGAATATGTTCAATATAATTAGCCATTTAAGAACTGCAAATCAGAATCACAGTGAGATTCCCCTTTACACCAATGGagatgaccattattaaaaaattccaaacaaCAAGTTTTGATGAGGATATTGAGAAATTGGAATACTTGTACATTGTTGGTCGTAATGCAAAAATGGTGTTAAGTACTGAGGAAAACACTTCAGCATTTTCTTAACAAGCTAAACAAAGAATTACCTTATGAGTTGACACTTCCACTTCTAGATAAAAACCCCAAAATTTGAAAACAGGAATCATATAGTTGTATTTATTATCAAATTTTATAGaagcattatttgcaatagccaaaagttaaaaataactcATGTCCCTCAACAGAAAATTAGATAAACAAAACATGCTGTagacataaaatagaatattattcctcagtaaaaaggaatgaaatttgatAAATGGTTAATAGGAAGggatcttgaaaacattatgctaagcaaaatAATTGAGACAAAAATCACAATTATagaattattccatttatatgaaatatgtaaaataagattgttcatagagatagaaagtagatttgaGATTACCAAAGGGTGGCAGGAGGGGTGGTGATGGGATTTATTGCTTAATGGGAACAGAGGTTTATTTAGAATGATGAAAAATGTTGGTAATATATACTGGTTATGGTAGCACACATTTTATATGCAGTTAATGTCTTAACTGTAATACTTAAAAACGTATAAATGgcaaataaaattaagttaaaataatgaaattgagaataaagttCCACTTATTTTAGCATTAAAGGGAATTGATAATTCAGAAATAATCATATACATTTATGCACAATTATTATCCACAATGGGCCCAAGGCAAATCAGTTGGTAAAATAATAGTCTTTCAACAAACAGAGCTGGAACACCTGGCTATCTAAAGGCAAGCAAAACAATTTGGTCTTTGTTATCACATCATACAggaaaatcaactgaaaatgtattatatccatatatataagGGATACAACTATAACAATCCTAGAAAAAATTGTAAGCAATACCTCATGACCATATATTAAGCATGAGATTTTTAGATATAACAACAtaagcagaagaaacaaaaacaagattAGAAATTTTACAgtccaacaaaaataaaactttcatttcaAAGGACATTACTAGGAATGTGACAAAACACCTTATCAAATGGTAGAACGTATTGCAAGTCCTATCTAGAATACAGTTCAATCTGAAATACACAGGTATGGAGTTTACAGATATATCAAAATCTCTCACaactcaatgattttttttaaacttagttgCTTGTAGgaatttggtattatttatgaattccaaaattagatattggattatgtgtgtgaactggtcttttcctcggGGTATAtcagattatattagattcagaggtttcacttgtaCTTGATTAGATAAATGAttcaggctttgattgggcctcatcagtaggacattgagtccccacccccttggtgggcagggactcacagaaaaactacTTGTcagagaagggatgttggaggttttgagctggagtccaggaagtaaacacaagATATTCAGGTATGGGgaaggccctggaaagagagatgagccattcacctgataatcttCAGCttgtcttgtggagagagcagatgaactgaacccagagagaaacaagcccctggaagagaggaatctaggaagcctgaaccatggcagacattggcagccatcttgctccaatacttagcatcagactttggtgaggaagtaaattatgctttatggcctggtaaatgtaagcttctaccccaaataaaaaccctttaaaaagccaacactggggcggtggacttggcccagtggttactgcatccgtctaccacatgggaggtccgcggttcaaaccctgggcctccttgactcatgtggagctggcccatgtgcagtgctgatgtgtgccaggagtgccctgccatgcaggggtgtcccctgtgtaggggagccccatgtgcaaggagtgcaccccataaggagagccacccagggcgaaagaaagtgcagcctgcccaggagt
Above is a genomic segment from Dasypus novemcinctus isolate mDasNov1 chromosome 9, mDasNov1.1.hap2, whole genome shotgun sequence containing:
- the LOC131279659 gene encoding olfactory receptor 14C36-like; this translates as MPNSSTVTEFLLTRFSDVWELRAVHAMLFLLMYLATLMGNLLIVIIITFNWKLHTPMYFFIRNLSVLDMCYISVTVPKACIIFLLDDRTISMAGCAAQIFLVLAFATVELLFLTIMARDRYVAICRPLHYTVIMNPQVCVQMTLASVLSGLVHSGFHTGNTFQLPFCRSNVVHQFFCDVPSLLKLSCSETLNNEILIFISAVVIAGGCFVFIIMSYIHIFSTVLKFPTRGERGKAFSTCVPHILVVSIFLSSGAAVNVKPTSSSPTIQDMITSVFYSIVPPFLNPIIYSLRNKQIKEAIERVMRRKLCLGKR